The following are from one region of the Candidatus Zixiibacteriota bacterium genome:
- a CDS encoding 4'-phosphopantetheinyl transferase superfamily protein has protein sequence MVYGIGIDIVSLDKIRSICCKNIFLLKDNFFSENELRDAGIDESDGELTDEQIGSLASMFAAKEAAVKAIGLPFDVGFDWSDIVVSGKDNVTVETSGKIKKFISQIGIMRLTGSVSVSTAYSMAFIIGESK, from the coding sequence ATATCGTGAGCCTGGATAAGATAAGGTCCATTTGTTGCAAGAATATATTTCTGCTTAAAGACAATTTTTTTTCTGAAAACGAACTTCGGGACGCCGGGATTGATGAATCTGATGGAGAACTGACAGATGAGCAGATCGGTTCTCTTGCTTCAATGTTTGCCGCCAAAGAGGCAGCAGTAAAAGCTATCGGGTTGCCATTCGACGTTGGTTTCGACTGGTCTGATATTGTTGTGAGCGGCAAGGATAACGTTACTGTCGAGACATCTGGGAAAATAAAAAAGTTCATAAGCCAGATTGGGATCATGAGGTTGACAGGAAGCGTTAGTGTATCCACTGCCTACAGTATGGCTTTCATAATAGGGGAATCAAAATGA